Proteins from a genomic interval of Papaver somniferum cultivar HN1 chromosome 4, ASM357369v1, whole genome shotgun sequence:
- the LOC113275556 gene encoding zinc finger BED domain-containing protein RICESLEEPER 3-like isoform X2, with protein MEANLSPTQTRKRNLKSVVWKDFDLIEENGKEKAKCKHCGMKYSYDCKKGGTSTLQRHVRKCHRSESNQNGLLLLSQLGERDFINDSEDKVVDMDEEEEEEDKIEEDPSFEYKRKRNRKSSVWSEYDLVKRDGKQKAKCRHCGIEYLHDSKRSGTSTLQRHVRKCLKLGPDEMSKGAVAANTDSPIPPRANVGQLLLPQVSWNGDTSTPCAEKVNHVEKVTRVEKINHVEKVNCVEKVNHDIFREKIAMSIVKHNYPLDIVEHEGFRDICSYLNANVKHISRDTAQEDIFQLHKKQKVLIFKRLSPSPGNVCLTLDLWKSGTTDGYICLAVHFIDPDWVLQKLVLNFLHLQTQQEDHVTASMVVSVLGEWGIEEKIFSITSNNSDVTCVKALMDQLYLKGVLHNARSCFHVPCCAHILNLMVQEGLRTVNVAVEKVRGSVKYLKASEVTNALFLHTAMKLDLTPTRDLCLDVPTRWSSTSNMLDSCIAYQKVFEHLKLIDENYQDCPTSEEWEQIAAVSKLLKAFYDVTNMFAGSKRPTANVYFQGIWKIQMILKKEHSSSNEIVRLMADRMQIQFVKFWTVISPILAIAVVMDPRRKLSFVDFCYQKLYPETYILEVKKVRDKMDSLYRQYSSCKSTEITSSAAANMGSVAEANSTFDVDEIGEDLQVPWRFS; from the exons ATGGAGGCGAATCTAAGTCCCACGCAAACACGCAAAAGAAATCTGAAATCGGTGGTGTGGAAGGACTTTGATCtgattgaagaaaatggaaaagagaAAGCAAAGTGTAAACATTGTGGGATGAAGTATAGTTATGATTGTAAAAAAGGTGGAACATCAACTTTACAGCGTCATGTTCGAAAGTGTCACAGGTCCGAGTCGAATCAAAATGGTTTACTACTCTTATCTCAATTGGGTGAGAGGGATTTTATCAATGACAGTGAAGACAAGGTTGTTGAcatggatgaagaagaagaagaagaagataagattgAAGAGGATCCCAGCTTTGAGTATAAACGCAAAAGAAATCGGAAATCTTCGGTGTGGAGTGAATATGATTTGGTTAAACGAGATGGAAAACAGAAAGCGAAGTGTAGACATTGTGGCATTGAGTATCTTCATGATAGTAAAAGAAGTGGGACGTCGACTCTACAACGGCATGTTCGAAAATGTCTCAAGCTTGGGCCAGATGAAATGTCAAAGGGAGCTGTAGCCGCTAATACTGATAGTCCCATACCTCCGAGAGCTAATGTTGGTCAGTTACTGTTACCACAAGTGAGTTGGAATGGTGATACAAGTACTCCATGTGCAGAGAAGGTGAACCATGTAGAGAAGGTAACCCGTGTAGAGAAGATAAACCATGTAGAGAAAGTAAACTGTGTTGAGAAGGTAAATCATGACATCTTTCGTGAAAAAATAGCCATGTCAATTGTAAAACATAACTATCCACTTGATATTGTGGAGCATGAGGGATTTAGAGACATATGCAGCTATCTAAATGCTAATGTTAAGCACATTTCCAGAGACACTGCTCAAGAAGATATTTTTCAATTGCATAAAAAACAAAAGGTTCTCATATTTAAGAGATTATCACCTTCCCCGGGGAATGTATGCCTTACACTAGATTTGTGGAAGTCTGGTACTACAGATGGGTATATATGTTTAGCAGTTCATTTTATAGATCCAGATTGGGTGCTACAgaaattggttttgaactttCTTCATTTGCAAACCCAACAGGAAGACCATGTAACTGCAAGTATGGTGGTTTCTGTGTTAGGTGAATGGGGAAttgaagagaaaatattttctattaCTTCGAATAATTCAGATGTCACATGTGTTAAAGCACTGATGGATCAACTTTATCTGAAGGGTGTTCTGCATAATGCAAGGTCATGTTTCCATGTGCCTTGTTGTGCGCATATTTTGAATCTTATGGTGCAAGAAGGGTTAAGAACAGTTAATGTTGCAGTTGAGAAGGTTCGTGGATCAGTAAAGTATCTTAAAGCTTCCGAAGTAACAAATGCATTGTTCTTACACACTGCTATGAAGTTGGACTTGACACCAACGCGGGATCTATGCCTAGATGTTCCTACAAGGTGGAGTTCCACCTCTAATATGCTCGACAGTTGCATCGCATACCAGAAAGTATTTGAGCATTTAAAGTTAATTGATGAAAACTATCAAGATTGTCCTACTTCAGAAGAGTGGGAGCAAATTGCTGCAGTTTCTAAACTTCTTAAAGCATTTTATGATGTCACAAATATGTTTGCTGGAAGTAAGCGTCCTACAGCAAATGTATATTTCCAAGGAATATGGAAGATTCaaatgattttgaagaaggaaCACAGCAGTTCAAatgaaatcgttaggcttatggCTGATAGAATGCAAATACAGTTCGTCAAATTCTGGACAGTTATCAGTCCAATACTGGCTATAGCAGTTGTTATGGATCCGCGCAGGAAACTTTCATTTGTGGATTTTTGTTACCAAAAGCTGTATCCTGAGACTTACATCCTCGAGGTGAAAAAGGTTCGTGATAAGATGGATTCACTCTACCGACAGTACTCGTCATGCAAGTCCACAGAAATCACAAGCAGCGCAGCAGCTAATATGGGATCAGTTGCTGAAGCAAATTCTACCTTCGATGTAGATGAGATTGGAGAAGATTTACAA GTTCCATGGAGGTTCAGCTGA
- the LOC113275556 gene encoding zinc finger BED domain-containing protein RICESLEEPER 2-like isoform X1, translating to MEANLSPTQTRKRNLKSVVWKDFDLIEENGKEKAKCKHCGMKYSYDCKKGGTSTLQRHVRKCHRSESNQNGLLLLSQLGERDFINDSEDKVVDMDEEEEEEDKIEEDPSFEYKRKRNRKSSVWSEYDLVKRDGKQKAKCRHCGIEYLHDSKRSGTSTLQRHVRKCLKLGPDEMSKGAVAANTDSPIPPRANVGQLLLPQVSWNGDTSTPCAEKVNHVEKVTRVEKINHVEKVNCVEKVNHDIFREKIAMSIVKHNYPLDIVEHEGFRDICSYLNANVKHISRDTAQEDIFQLHKKQKVLIFKRLSPSPGNVCLTLDLWKSGTTDGYICLAVHFIDPDWVLQKLVLNFLHLQTQQEDHVTASMVVSVLGEWGIEEKIFSITSNNSDVTCVKALMDQLYLKGVLHNARSCFHVPCCAHILNLMVQEGLRTVNVAVEKVRGSVKYLKASEVTNALFLHTAMKLDLTPTRDLCLDVPTRWSSTSNMLDSCIAYQKVFEHLKLIDENYQDCPTSEEWEQIAAVSKLLKAFYDVTNMFAGSKRPTANVYFQGIWKIQMILKKEHSSSNEIVRLMADRMQIQFVKFWTVISPILAIAVVMDPRRKLSFVDFCYQKLYPETYILEVKKVRDKMDSLYRQYSSCKSTEITSSAAANMGSVAEANSTFDVDEIGEDLQEFASFQSLDRLSQMSELDFYIVEPPLPLNHDLDILHFWKSQEYRYPNLSRMARDILTIPISTVASESAYNSEGRVLDQHCSSLTPEIAEALVTTRDWLYGVSL from the exons ATGGAGGCGAATCTAAGTCCCACGCAAACACGCAAAAGAAATCTGAAATCGGTGGTGTGGAAGGACTTTGATCtgattgaagaaaatggaaaagagaAAGCAAAGTGTAAACATTGTGGGATGAAGTATAGTTATGATTGTAAAAAAGGTGGAACATCAACTTTACAGCGTCATGTTCGAAAGTGTCACAGGTCCGAGTCGAATCAAAATGGTTTACTACTCTTATCTCAATTGGGTGAGAGGGATTTTATCAATGACAGTGAAGACAAGGTTGTTGAcatggatgaagaagaagaagaagaagataagattgAAGAGGATCCCAGCTTTGAGTATAAACGCAAAAGAAATCGGAAATCTTCGGTGTGGAGTGAATATGATTTGGTTAAACGAGATGGAAAACAGAAAGCGAAGTGTAGACATTGTGGCATTGAGTATCTTCATGATAGTAAAAGAAGTGGGACGTCGACTCTACAACGGCATGTTCGAAAATGTCTCAAGCTTGGGCCAGATGAAATGTCAAAGGGAGCTGTAGCCGCTAATACTGATAGTCCCATACCTCCGAGAGCTAATGTTGGTCAGTTACTGTTACCACAAGTGAGTTGGAATGGTGATACAAGTACTCCATGTGCAGAGAAGGTGAACCATGTAGAGAAGGTAACCCGTGTAGAGAAGATAAACCATGTAGAGAAAGTAAACTGTGTTGAGAAGGTAAATCATGACATCTTTCGTGAAAAAATAGCCATGTCAATTGTAAAACATAACTATCCACTTGATATTGTGGAGCATGAGGGATTTAGAGACATATGCAGCTATCTAAATGCTAATGTTAAGCACATTTCCAGAGACACTGCTCAAGAAGATATTTTTCAATTGCATAAAAAACAAAAGGTTCTCATATTTAAGAGATTATCACCTTCCCCGGGGAATGTATGCCTTACACTAGATTTGTGGAAGTCTGGTACTACAGATGGGTATATATGTTTAGCAGTTCATTTTATAGATCCAGATTGGGTGCTACAgaaattggttttgaactttCTTCATTTGCAAACCCAACAGGAAGACCATGTAACTGCAAGTATGGTGGTTTCTGTGTTAGGTGAATGGGGAAttgaagagaaaatattttctattaCTTCGAATAATTCAGATGTCACATGTGTTAAAGCACTGATGGATCAACTTTATCTGAAGGGTGTTCTGCATAATGCAAGGTCATGTTTCCATGTGCCTTGTTGTGCGCATATTTTGAATCTTATGGTGCAAGAAGGGTTAAGAACAGTTAATGTTGCAGTTGAGAAGGTTCGTGGATCAGTAAAGTATCTTAAAGCTTCCGAAGTAACAAATGCATTGTTCTTACACACTGCTATGAAGTTGGACTTGACACCAACGCGGGATCTATGCCTAGATGTTCCTACAAGGTGGAGTTCCACCTCTAATATGCTCGACAGTTGCATCGCATACCAGAAAGTATTTGAGCATTTAAAGTTAATTGATGAAAACTATCAAGATTGTCCTACTTCAGAAGAGTGGGAGCAAATTGCTGCAGTTTCTAAACTTCTTAAAGCATTTTATGATGTCACAAATATGTTTGCTGGAAGTAAGCGTCCTACAGCAAATGTATATTTCCAAGGAATATGGAAGATTCaaatgattttgaagaaggaaCACAGCAGTTCAAatgaaatcgttaggcttatggCTGATAGAATGCAAATACAGTTCGTCAAATTCTGGACAGTTATCAGTCCAATACTGGCTATAGCAGTTGTTATGGATCCGCGCAGGAAACTTTCATTTGTGGATTTTTGTTACCAAAAGCTGTATCCTGAGACTTACATCCTCGAGGTGAAAAAGGTTCGTGATAAGATGGATTCACTCTACCGACAGTACTCGTCATGCAAGTCCACAGAAATCACAAGCAGCGCAGCAGCTAATATGGGATCAGTTGCTGAAGCAAATTCTACCTTCGATGTAGATGAGATTGGAGAAGATTTACAA GAATTCGCCTCATTTCAAAGCTTAGATAGGCTGTCACAGATGTCAGAATTAGATTTTTACATTGTAGAACCACCGCTTCCTTTAAATCATGACTTGGACATTCTACATTTTTGGAAATCTCAAGAATATCGATATCCTAACCTTTCACGAATGGCACGCGATATTTTAACCATCCCTATATCAACAGTTGCCTCAGAGTCAGCATATAATAGTGAAGGAAGGGTACTCGACCAACATTGTAGTTCATTGACTCCTGAAATTGCTGAAGCATTGGTAACAACTCGTGATTGGCTATATGGAGTAAGTCTGTAG